A genomic region of Exiguobacterium sp. Helios contains the following coding sequences:
- a CDS encoding competence protein CoiA family protein has protein sequence MFEAMDEQGNRINSQLETLQSLAGKILYCPYCQTRLRIRQGKKRLHFVHVTACTGESSEHQFWKTRLAAHFENLRFKVEIEAVRGRRRFDLLIWPGEIGIEIQRSKMSAEEWRRRWSIDQQGGYQVRWIGFHESSGQFLKLDGWMKPAFMKNGYIDLIEQERIIRYMHPLPFAQRFVICQRVSLSVEQFLFPRPVPRQFLERPWTTLIKHYRLRPFFSSLPHRYVRFPLYHSNLYVSTLPSWCFLPLSALLSVPVHPFEIQIAVYLRLKGNYSVPNLLSFLTECLTQMKIRFELADLYALIEEWMAIINFLQYHLSELFQNRPADLSARLEEDQRLAGALRLFVERETGINEVKE, from the coding sequence ATGTTTGAGGCGATGGATGAGCAAGGAAATCGAATCAACAGTCAGCTTGAGACCTTACAATCGTTAGCAGGTAAAATACTGTACTGTCCGTATTGCCAAACACGCCTTCGGATCCGGCAAGGGAAAAAACGGCTACATTTTGTTCACGTAACGGCCTGTACCGGTGAATCGTCAGAACATCAATTTTGGAAAACACGACTTGCTGCCCATTTTGAAAATTTACGATTTAAGGTTGAAATTGAGGCGGTACGGGGGCGAAGACGATTTGACCTTTTAATATGGCCCGGAGAAATCGGGATTGAGATTCAGCGCTCGAAAATGAGCGCTGAAGAATGGCGACGAAGATGGTCGATCGATCAACAAGGCGGATATCAAGTACGGTGGATCGGGTTTCATGAGTCGAGCGGTCAGTTTCTTAAGCTCGATGGCTGGATGAAACCGGCATTTATGAAGAATGGTTATATTGATTTAATCGAGCAGGAACGAATTATCCGCTACATGCATCCACTTCCGTTCGCACAACGTTTTGTAATCTGTCAGCGCGTGTCCTTGTCAGTGGAGCAATTTCTTTTCCCACGTCCGGTTCCGCGACAATTCCTCGAACGACCATGGACGACACTGATAAAACACTATCGGCTTCGTCCGTTTTTTTCTTCGTTACCGCATCGTTATGTACGCTTTCCTCTTTATCACTCCAATCTTTATGTCTCTACACTTCCATCCTGGTGTTTTTTGCCCTTATCTGCGTTACTTTCCGTACCCGTCCATCCTTTTGAAATTCAAATAGCAGTTTACCTGCGTTTAAAAGGAAATTACTCCGTGCCCAATCTCCTTTCATTTCTCACAGAATGTCTGACACAGATGAAGATTCGATTTGAGCTAGCTGATTTATATGCTCTGATTGAAGAATGGATGGCGATTATCAACTTTCTTCAATACCACCTGTCTGAACTTTTTCAAAACCGTCCTGCTGATTTATCGGCTCGTTTGGAAGAAGATCAAAGGTTAGCAGGAGCGCTTCGTTTGTTTGTCGAAAGGGAAACAGGTATAAATGAAGTAAAGGAGTGA
- the cls gene encoding cardiolipin synthase → MLRRVQLLMTLLLTVSLIGFLSYYWSVYMVGWLSLVIILVVLSVFVIILLENRNPERTLVWALVMMALPVVGVFVYFTFGQNYRRKRMFRLKAMLDEESYIKYRTQFDHGIHNRVFRHGHYTKVVKLIDSISRLPISYNSHTKVLTNGQEKFPLLLAEIRQAERHIHLEYYIVRDDALALELQEALIERAEAGVEIRFLYDAVGCFSTDKTYFKKMEAVGIEVRPFFPVVLPFISSKSNYRNHRKIVVIDGTVAFTGGINVGDEYMGKDKMFGFWRDTHLLVRGEAVSELQLIFLQDWYYMTGERLFTPYYMKPLEVMEEATGGVQIIASGPDEPHETMKSLYFGLITEARSSVYIASPYLIPDEDLMTALKTAAMSGIDVRILLPSFPDHKVVFYASRSYFDDLLLAGVKIYEYNKGFMHSKVIVVDDAIATIGTANMDLRSFHLNFEVNAFLYGTNSVHELTRDFYEDFSNSSQVERSVFIQRSFSQRLIESISRLFSPLL, encoded by the coding sequence ATGTTGCGACGTGTCCAATTACTTATGACGCTGCTGTTGACAGTCAGTCTGATCGGATTTCTTTCTTATTACTGGAGTGTGTACATGGTAGGATGGCTCTCTCTCGTCATCATTCTCGTCGTACTGAGTGTCTTCGTCATCATCTTGCTTGAGAACCGGAATCCGGAACGAACGCTTGTCTGGGCACTTGTCATGATGGCATTACCGGTCGTCGGTGTTTTCGTGTATTTCACCTTTGGTCAAAATTATAGACGAAAAAGAATGTTTCGTCTGAAAGCGATGCTCGATGAAGAGTCTTACATTAAATATCGTACCCAGTTTGATCATGGGATACACAATCGGGTGTTCCGACATGGACATTACACGAAAGTTGTTAAACTTATCGATTCGATCAGCCGCTTGCCGATTTCGTATAATAGCCATACGAAAGTATTGACGAACGGACAAGAGAAATTTCCGTTATTGTTAGCAGAAATCCGTCAAGCAGAACGCCATATCCATTTGGAGTACTATATCGTCCGGGATGACGCACTTGCGCTAGAATTGCAAGAAGCATTGATTGAACGTGCAGAAGCGGGAGTAGAGATTCGTTTTTTATATGATGCTGTCGGTTGTTTCTCAACGGACAAAACCTACTTCAAAAAGATGGAGGCGGTCGGAATCGAAGTGCGCCCATTTTTCCCTGTCGTCCTTCCTTTTATCTCGAGTAAATCAAATTACCGGAATCATCGGAAAATCGTTGTCATTGACGGTACAGTTGCTTTCACCGGTGGAATCAATGTCGGAGACGAGTATATGGGAAAAGATAAGATGTTTGGATTTTGGCGAGATACCCACCTGTTGGTCAGGGGAGAAGCAGTCTCGGAGTTGCAACTGATTTTCCTTCAGGACTGGTACTACATGACGGGAGAACGGTTGTTTACACCGTATTACATGAAACCGCTCGAAGTCATGGAGGAAGCGACAGGGGGTGTTCAAATCATTGCGAGCGGACCGGATGAACCACATGAAACAATGAAGTCTTTATACTTTGGTTTAATCACGGAAGCCCGCAGTTCGGTTTACATCGCTTCTCCGTATTTAATTCCGGATGAGGACCTGATGACAGCTTTGAAGACCGCCGCCATGTCTGGTATTGATGTCCGAATCCTCTTGCCGAGTTTTCCGGACCATAAAGTTGTTTTTTATGCCAGCCGCTCTTATTTTGACGACTTATTATTAGCAGGTGTAAAGATTTACGAATACAACAAAGGATTCATGCACTCGAAAGTCATCGTAGTCGATGATGCGATTGCGACGATCGGCACAGCGAACATGGACTTAAGAAGTTTCCATTTGAACTTTGAAGTAAACGCCTTTTTGTACGGGACAAATTCAGTCCATGAATTGACACGTGATTTTTATGAAGATTTTTCGAATTCTTCACAGGTCGAACGGAGTGTCTTTATTCAAAGAAGTTTTAGTCAACGTTTGATTGAATCCATTTCGCGGTTATTTTCACCGTTGCTCTAA
- a CDS encoding SDR family NAD(P)-dependent oxidoreductase, protein MKTYLVTGATSGIGEATALQLAQEGHTVLALGRNEERGHDLERRGEGRINFFPVDLSIPSDIDRFFEDTKEQFPILDGIFNNAGTFGKPVAPERVTDQQSEVFQVNYHAPEQIIQHAVKRLSRGASIVNNSAIVGHVKFPAMLLPYASSKSALLTLTKTYAARFHGKYRFNAICPGPVDTKLSHSLYGGKDKFDLAMKHHLRGEAAQPSEIAEVVCFLLSDKASYINGQTLVVDGGYTLT, encoded by the coding sequence ATGAAAACGTATCTAGTGACTGGTGCAACAAGCGGAATTGGTGAAGCTACCGCCTTACAACTGGCACAAGAAGGACATACTGTCCTTGCGCTTGGACGAAATGAGGAACGTGGTCACGATTTGGAACGTCGCGGTGAAGGACGGATCAACTTCTTTCCAGTCGACTTGTCGATTCCATCCGACATCGATCGATTTTTCGAAGACACAAAAGAACAATTCCCAATACTTGACGGGATTTTCAACAATGCCGGAACCTTCGGAAAGCCGGTTGCACCAGAACGGGTGACTGACCAACAGAGCGAAGTCTTTCAAGTCAATTATCATGCACCGGAGCAGATCATTCAACATGCAGTCAAACGGCTGAGTCGTGGTGCTTCCATCGTTAATAACAGTGCAATTGTCGGACATGTTAAATTCCCTGCCATGCTCTTGCCGTATGCTTCCTCCAAGAGTGCTCTTCTTACGCTTACGAAAACATATGCTGCTCGGTTTCACGGAAAATATCGTTTTAATGCTATCTGTCCCGGTCCTGTCGACACGAAGTTAAGTCATTCCTTATATGGTGGAAAAGATAAGTTTGATTTAGCGATGAAACATCATTTACGTGGTGAAGCGGCTCAACCGTCTGAAATCGCAGAAGTCGTCTGCTTTTTATTATCCGATAAAGCAAGTTACATCAATGGACAAACCTTAGTCGTCGATGGCGGTTACACCCTCACTTGA
- the mecA gene encoding adaptor protein MecA, with amino-acid sequence MKIERVNDNTVKFFITYTDIERRGFARDEIWYNRERGEQLFWQMMDEANEKESISFEGPLWIQVQAFEKGLEVTVTIAKTTIDGEQVDEDELDSLLRSAMSDAEEKETELSQDVLFETTDFEHIIALSQYAEAPIFEEVKTSLYQKDGLYLLHLHFKEETEVEEQENVMSLIAEYLSFSEQTIHPVAEYGKIIVPGDVFTFIRKHFPN; translated from the coding sequence TTGAAAATCGAACGCGTCAATGACAACACCGTCAAGTTCTTCATTACGTACACGGACATCGAACGCCGCGGCTTCGCCCGAGACGAGATTTGGTACAACCGTGAACGTGGAGAACAGTTATTCTGGCAGATGATGGATGAAGCGAATGAAAAAGAGTCCATCTCCTTCGAAGGTCCACTATGGATACAAGTACAGGCATTTGAAAAAGGTTTAGAAGTCACCGTTACAATCGCTAAAACAACGATTGACGGAGAACAAGTTGACGAAGATGAGTTGGATTCGTTACTTCGTTCCGCAATGTCTGATGCGGAAGAAAAAGAAACGGAACTCAGTCAAGATGTCTTATTTGAAACAACAGATTTCGAGCATATCATTGCCCTTAGCCAATATGCAGAAGCACCGATCTTCGAAGAAGTGAAAACGTCTCTTTATCAAAAAGACGGACTCTACCTGTTGCACCTTCACTTTAAAGAAGAAACAGAAGTGGAAGAACAGGAAAATGTAATGAGTCTGATTGCAGAGTACTTGAGCTTTAGTGAACAGACGATTCATCCTGTAGCAGAGTATGGAAAAATAATCGTACCTGGCGATGTCTTTACGTTCATTCGGAAGCATTTTCCGAATTAA
- the spxA gene encoding transcriptional regulator SpxA translates to MVTLYTSPSCTSCRKARAWLEEHEIPFVERNIFSEPLSLDEIKQILRMTEDGTDEIISTRSKVFSKLDVSVENLSLQHLYDLIQEYPGLLRRPILIDEKRLQVGYNEDEIRRFLPRKVRTFQLLEAQRLVNE, encoded by the coding sequence ATGGTAACACTCTATACTTCACCAAGCTGTACTTCTTGTCGTAAAGCGCGCGCGTGGCTTGAAGAACATGAAATCCCATTTGTGGAACGTAATATTTTCTCAGAGCCATTATCGCTTGATGAAATTAAACAAATACTTCGTATGACAGAGGACGGAACAGATGAAATCATCTCGACACGTTCGAAAGTCTTTTCCAAATTAGATGTATCGGTAGAAAACTTATCGTTACAACACTTGTATGATTTGATTCAAGAATATCCAGGTTTATTACGCCGTCCAATTCTGATTGACGAAAAACGTCTTCAAGTTGGATACAATGAGGATGAAATCCGCCGCTTTTTACCGCGAAAAGTCCGTACCTTCCAGTTGTTGGAAGCTCAGCGCCTTGTCAACGAGTAA
- a CDS encoding HD domain-containing protein, protein MMSVTLVTIIEHPIAQKYLERSGLNHAISVAEQALRLATQRGLDADTATKAALLHDIGHYEWYTDGTWNYDLYRQNDIHAIKGAERAHKLLIRLGEEPERAKEIALAVLLHTDSYLPPGTINRTPLQQLVHEADTLEEQPGGLHHYEKIPFEEAVSRLHALDSVVHRFNNLPRIASEN, encoded by the coding sequence ATTATGTCAGTCACTCTTGTTACGATCATCGAACACCCAATCGCTCAAAAATATTTAGAACGGTCTGGCTTGAATCATGCCATTTCTGTAGCAGAACAGGCGTTGAGACTCGCTACCCAGCGTGGTCTGGATGCAGATACAGCAACGAAGGCTGCCCTGCTTCATGATATCGGTCATTATGAATGGTATACAGACGGCACATGGAATTATGATCTCTACCGTCAAAATGATATTCACGCCATCAAAGGCGCAGAACGGGCACACAAACTACTGATCCGTCTTGGTGAGGAACCTGAACGAGCAAAAGAAATTGCTCTTGCTGTCCTGTTGCATACGGATTCTTATTTACCACCAGGTACAATCAATCGTACTCCGTTGCAGCAATTGGTTCATGAAGCAGATACGTTAGAAGAACAACCAGGTGGTCTTCATCATTATGAGAAAATTCCATTCGAAGAAGCCGTCAGCCGTCTGCATGCTCTTGACTCGGTTGTCCACCGTTTCAACAACCTTCCCCGCATTGCTTCCGAAAATTAA